A part of Candidatus Saccharibacteria bacterium genomic DNA contains:
- a CDS encoding TIR domain-containing protein, with protein MVRKVFFSFHYKPDNWRAAQVRSIGVVEGNNPVSDNDWEDIADGGDDAIEKWINDQMSGKSCAVVLVGSNTANRKWIDHEIKKAWNDGKGVVGVYIHNLKNSAGDQSTKGANPFSGFNIDGVALDSIVKAYDPPYTTSTNVYDHIKNNIEDWVEEAIEIRGRY; from the coding sequence ATGGTGCGTAAGGTATTTTTTAGTTTTCACTACAAACCAGATAATTGGCGTGCAGCACAGGTACGCAGTATCGGCGTAGTCGAAGGTAATAACCCTGTTTCTGATAACGACTGGGAGGACATCGCAGATGGTGGTGACGATGCAATTGAAAAATGGATAAACGACCAGATGTCTGGAAAAAGCTGCGCAGTAGTCTTGGTTGGGTCAAACACCGCTAATAGAAAATGGATAGACCATGAAATCAAGAAAGCTTGGAATGACGGCAAGGGAGTCGTCGGGGTGTATATCCATAACCTTAAGAATAGTGCGGGCGATCAGTCGACAAAAGGCGCAAATCCATTCTCCGGTTTTAATATAGATGGCGTCGCCCTAGACTCGATTGTTAAGGCTTACGATCCGCCCTATACGACGAGCACTAACGTCTATGACCATATCAAAAACAACATCGAAGATTGGGTTGAAGAGGCGATAGAGATCAGGGGCAGGTACTAG